The following are encoded together in the Flavobacterium haoranii genome:
- the asnB gene encoding asparagine synthase B, translated as MCGIVCAFDVKQKTETLRPQVLEMAKKIRHRGPDWSGVFSNEKAILAHERLAIVDPASGKQPLFTKDKSLVLAANGEIYNHRNLRKQFEGKFEFQTESDCEVILALYQAKGTSFVDELNGIFGFAIYDVEKDEYFIARDHMGIIPLYIGWDQFGTFYVASELKALEGYCTKIELFPPGHYMSSKDGELVKWYNREWTEFDAVKDNETNIQVLKDALEAAVKRQLMSDVPYGVLLSGGLDSSITSAVAKKFAQKRIESGDQQDAWYPQLHSFAVGLEGSPDLAAAKKVADHIGTIHHEIKFTIQEGLDAIRDVIYNIETYDVTTIRASTPMYLMARVIKSMGIKMVLSGEGSDELFGGYLYFHKAPNAREFHEETVRKLSKLHMYDCLRANKSLAAWGIEGRVPFLDKEFMDVAMRINPQDKMINGERMEKWVLRKAFEEMLPESVAWRQKEQFSDGVGYSWIDTLKEIVAKEVSDEQLANAKFRFPIQTPTSKEEYYYRSIFTEHFPSDAAALSVPQEASVACSTKVALEWDEAFKNLNDPSGRAVAKVHVEAY; from the coding sequence ATGTGTGGAATTGTATGTGCATTTGATGTAAAGCAAAAAACAGAAACTTTAAGACCTCAGGTTTTAGAAATGGCAAAGAAAATTCGTCATCGCGGTCCAGATTGGAGTGGAGTTTTTAGTAATGAAAAGGCAATATTAGCGCATGAACGTCTTGCTATTGTAGATCCAGCTTCTGGGAAACAACCTTTATTTACAAAAGATAAAAGTTTAGTTCTAGCAGCAAACGGAGAAATATATAACCATAGAAATTTACGCAAACAGTTTGAAGGAAAATTCGAATTTCAAACAGAAAGCGATTGCGAAGTAATTCTAGCATTATACCAAGCAAAAGGGACAAGTTTTGTTGACGAATTAAACGGAATTTTTGGATTTGCTATTTATGATGTAGAAAAAGATGAATATTTCATTGCTCGCGACCACATGGGAATTATTCCGTTATACATTGGTTGGGATCAATTTGGAACTTTTTATGTTGCTTCAGAACTAAAAGCATTAGAAGGATATTGTACAAAAATTGAATTATTTCCTCCAGGACATTACATGTCAAGTAAAGACGGAGAATTAGTAAAATGGTACAACCGCGAGTGGACAGAATTTGATGCGGTAAAAGACAATGAAACAAACATTCAAGTTTTAAAAGATGCTTTAGAGGCAGCCGTTAAAAGACAATTAATGAGTGATGTTCCTTATGGAGTTTTACTTTCTGGAGGTTTAGACTCATCAATTACTTCTGCAGTTGCTAAAAAGTTTGCTCAAAAAAGAATTGAATCGGGTGACCAACAAGATGCTTGGTATCCACAATTACATTCATTTGCAGTAGGTCTAGAAGGTTCTCCAGACTTAGCTGCAGCAAAAAAAGTAGCCGATCATATCGGAACCATTCACCACGAAATAAAATTTACAATTCAGGAAGGTTTAGATGCCATTCGCGATGTAATTTATAACATTGAAACCTATGATGTAACTACAATTCGTGCTTCAACGCCTATGTATTTAATGGCGCGTGTAATTAAATCAATGGGAATTAAAATGGTACTTTCTGGAGAAGGTTCAGATGAGTTGTTTGGTGGCTATTTATATTTCCATAAAGCACCAAATGCTAGAGAATTTCACGAAGAAACTGTGCGTAAATTAAGTAAATTACACATGTATGATTGTCTTCGTGCTAATAAAAGTTTAGCCGCTTGGGGAATTGAAGGACGAGTACCTTTCTTAGATAAAGAATTTATGGATGTAGCCATGCGTATTAATCCACAAGACAAGATGATAAATGGTGAAAGAATGGAAAAATGGGTTTTGCGTAAAGCTTTTGAAGAAATGTTGCCTGAAAGCGTAGCTTGGCGCCAAAAAGAGCAATTTAGTGATGGAGTTGGTTACAGTTGGATTGATACTTTGAAAGAAATTGTTGCTAAAGAAGTATCAGACGAACAATTGGCAAATGCAAAATTTAGATTCCCAATTCAAACTCCTACATCAAAAGAAGAATATTATTATCGCTCAATTTTTACAGAGCATTTTCCAAGCGATGCAGCGGCTTTAAGCGTTCCGCAAGAAGCAAGTGTAGCTTGTAGTACAAAAGTGGCTCTTGAATGGGATGAAGCGTTTAAAAACTTAAATGATCCATCTGGAAGAGCAGTAGCAAAAGTTCATGTAGAGGCTTATTAA
- a CDS encoding porin family protein — MKNLKIYFPIVITALASQFSFGQEDENIGSEVVNVVKPYTPTISDAFKVKESPVIDDEDNTQKEEIKYNIFSFPVASTFTPAKGQAAAVDKEKKERIFSNYATLGVGNYGTVNGELYVTHNFGRDSYLGAMLRHLSSQGGIKDAKLDDNYATTGLDVTYGSRNRDLNWNVDLGVKRQMNNWYGLPYDNIVFDAPTIESIEEKQIYNTIALGGKVGLKDSFFSELTMQFKRFSDDFGSGENRFWIKPNFDFEVMDSKVNADFVVDYVGGSFDRMYAVDSELKYSNVIFGTKPNFLYQQDDLSVLIGAGVFYTTGKFNGETDSKIFVYPNVKASYKIVEDVLIGYAGAEGGLNQNSYADFVDQNPFISPTLYIAPTDNKYDIYVGLKGKLASSVSFNVKGSYNNDDNKALFVSNPYQHNSVTNNTEGYAYGNSFDVVYDNVKTMSIFGEIKADFSKSISLALNGTYNNYSTDLQAEAWNLPQLKIGANLDFDITDKWHAGTNIFFVGERKDIVTIQIMQFPLSAFEQKTITLDSYFDLNAHVGYNFSERLSFFLRGNNLANQQYNRWANFPVQGVQVLGGANYKFDF; from the coding sequence ATGAAGAATTTAAAGATATATTTCCCAATAGTTATTACAGCATTAGCGTCTCAATTTTCATTTGGTCAAGAAGATGAAAACATTGGTTCTGAAGTTGTAAATGTAGTAAAGCCTTATACGCCAACAATTTCTGATGCTTTTAAAGTAAAGGAATCTCCTGTTATCGATGATGAAGATAATACTCAAAAAGAAGAAATTAAATACAATATTTTTTCGTTTCCGGTAGCGTCAACATTTACTCCTGCTAAAGGACAAGCTGCAGCTGTAGATAAAGAGAAAAAAGAACGCATTTTTAGTAATTATGCTACTTTAGGTGTAGGAAATTATGGTACAGTTAATGGCGAATTGTATGTAACACATAATTTTGGGCGCGACAGTTATTTAGGGGCAATGTTACGTCATTTATCGTCTCAAGGTGGTATCAAAGATGCAAAGTTAGACGATAATTATGCAACAACAGGTTTAGATGTAACCTATGGTTCACGTAATCGCGATTTAAATTGGAATGTAGATTTAGGTGTAAAGCGCCAAATGAATAATTGGTATGGTTTGCCTTATGATAATATAGTCTTCGATGCGCCAACAATTGAAAGTATTGAAGAGAAACAAATTTACAATACAATTGCTCTAGGTGGAAAAGTGGGTTTAAAAGACAGTTTTTTTAGCGAATTAACGATGCAATTTAAACGTTTTTCTGACGATTTTGGTTCAGGAGAAAATCGTTTTTGGATTAAACCAAATTTTGATTTTGAAGTAATGGATAGTAAAGTAAATGCTGATTTTGTTGTAGACTATGTTGGAGGTTCTTTTGATAGAATGTATGCAGTAGATAGCGAATTAAAATATAGTAATGTAATTTTTGGAACAAAACCAAATTTCTTGTATCAACAAGACGATTTATCGGTTTTAATTGGAGCGGGAGTTTTCTATACAACAGGAAAGTTTAATGGCGAAACTGATAGTAAAATTTTTGTGTATCCAAATGTAAAAGCATCATATAAAATTGTTGAAGATGTATTAATAGGTTATGCTGGAGCAGAAGGTGGATTAAATCAAAATTCGTATGCCGATTTTGTTGATCAAAATCCTTTTATCTCACCAACATTATACATAGCGCCAACAGATAATAAATATGATATTTATGTTGGTTTAAAAGGTAAATTAGCAAGTTCGGTTTCTTTTAATGTAAAAGGCTCTTATAACAACGACGATAATAAAGCGCTTTTTGTGAGTAATCCTTATCAACACAATTCAGTAACTAATAACACTGAAGGTTACGCATACGGAAATTCATTTGATGTAGTTTACGATAATGTAAAAACGATGAGTATTTTTGGAGAAATTAAAGCCGATTTTTCTAAAAGTATAAGTTTAGCTTTAAACGGAACTTACAATAATTATTCAACAGATTTACAAGCTGAAGCATGGAATTTACCACAATTAAAAATTGGAGCTAATTTAGATTTCGATATTACCGACAAATGGCATGCAGGAACAAATATTTTCTTTGTAGGCGAACGTAAAGATATAGTTACAATTCAAATTATGCAATTTCCTTTATCAGCATTTGAACAAAAGACTATTACTTTAGATAGTTATTTCGATTTAAATGCGCACGTTGGTTACAATTTTAGCGAAAGATTGTCATTTTTCTTAAGAGGAAATAATTTAGCAAACCAACAATACAACCGTTGGGCAAATTTCCCAGTTCAAGGTGTACAAGTTTTAGGCGGAGCTAATTACAAGTTTGATTTTTAA
- a CDS encoding tetratricopeptide repeat protein, translated as MIKAFKLSLFLLSASPVVVYAQQTSIYTHDLKEFEKAEALYKDKQYQSAQIIFDKVKASTNNNEVKADCAYYIANCAIRLNQFGADAMVEQFVEDYPTSPKQNQAYIEVAHYYFDQGNYPKSIEWFDKASTSSMSQADLERYNFQKGYAYFTIKNTKESKKYLNKVVNSQTYGSQAKYYLGYMSYETDDYNSANQYFDQVSDQDKYKEKMGYFQADMNFKLGNFQKAIDLGLAQLPKSNAVEKSELSKIIGESYFNLKQYDKALPYLLDYRGKKGKWNNTDFYQLGYTYYKNGDYENAISQFNKIINGQDSVAQNAYYHLAECYLKTDRKQEALNAFKTASEMEFDLKIQEDAFLNYAKLSYELGNPYQSVPEVLNAYLAKYPNTAYKQEINNLLISSYITSKNYTEALALLEKNKTAENRLAYQKVAFYRGLELYTDGDYQGAYNLFKKSISENKDQKFTARATFWKAETEYNLEQYNEAMLSFKQFMGYNEAASTPEFANVNYNLAYSYFKLKEYDNAIKHFTDFLATVKNDNVRKTDAYLRLGDCNFISAKYWPAMDAYNKAIDMNGAHSDYAAFQKGISYGFVGKNDRKIEDLEAFAKKYPNSQYADDALYELGNTYTNENNESKAIATYDKLIANYSSSSYKSKSILKQGLIYYNNNKSEPALVKFKKVAADFPNSPEALQAVATARLIYVDNGRIDEYTEWVKTLSYVEVSNADLDNTTYESAEKQYLMNNTKQAISGFSSYVAKFPNGLHALKANFYLAQLYFADGLESNSVKHYDFVINQARNEFTEQALARLCQVHLKAKDYQSAIPVLKRLETEAEFPQNITYAQSNLMKAYYEKEDYANAVVYADKVLANNKVDDRIKSDAQIIVARSAMKTGNEPKARQAYADLLKIAKGELAAEALFYDAYFKNKDGKFEDSNKIVQKIAKDYSGYKYYGAKGLVVMAKNFYGLKDSFQATYILESVIKNFTDYPDVVEEAKAELEKIKAEEAKTNSSITN; from the coding sequence ATGATAAAAGCATTCAAATTATCCTTGTTTTTACTTTCAGCTAGTCCGGTAGTTGTTTATGCACAACAAACCTCAATATACACACACGATTTAAAAGAGTTTGAAAAAGCCGAAGCGCTTTATAAAGACAAGCAATATCAATCAGCACAAATTATTTTCGATAAGGTAAAAGCTTCAACAAATAATAATGAAGTAAAAGCAGATTGTGCTTATTATATTGCAAATTGTGCTATCCGTTTAAATCAATTTGGAGCCGATGCTATGGTAGAACAATTTGTAGAAGACTATCCTACAAGTCCAAAACAAAACCAAGCTTATATTGAAGTTGCGCATTATTATTTCGATCAAGGAAATTATCCTAAATCTATTGAATGGTTCGATAAAGCAAGTACTTCTTCTATGTCACAAGCCGATTTAGAACGCTATAATTTCCAAAAAGGATATGCTTATTTTACCATTAAGAATACAAAAGAATCAAAAAAATATTTAAATAAAGTTGTTAACTCTCAAACTTACGGAAGTCAGGCAAAATATTATTTAGGTTATATGTCTTACGAGACGGATGATTATAATAGTGCTAACCAATATTTTGATCAAGTTTCTGACCAAGATAAGTACAAAGAAAAAATGGGCTATTTTCAAGCTGATATGAACTTTAAGCTTGGAAATTTTCAAAAAGCTATCGATTTAGGTTTGGCACAATTGCCAAAGTCTAATGCAGTTGAAAAAAGTGAATTGTCTAAAATTATTGGAGAAAGTTATTTTAATTTAAAACAGTACGATAAAGCGTTACCTTATTTACTTGATTATAGAGGAAAAAAAGGAAAATGGAATAACACTGATTTTTACCAATTAGGTTATACGTATTATAAAAATGGAGATTATGAAAATGCTATAAGTCAGTTTAATAAAATTATTAACGGACAAGATAGCGTGGCTCAAAATGCTTATTATCATTTAGCAGAATGTTATTTAAAAACAGATCGTAAACAAGAAGCGTTAAACGCATTTAAAACTGCTTCAGAAATGGAGTTCGATTTAAAAATTCAAGAAGATGCGTTTTTAAATTATGCAAAGTTGAGTTACGAATTAGGAAATCCATACCAATCGGTTCCTGAAGTGTTAAATGCTTATTTAGCGAAATATCCAAATACAGCTTATAAACAAGAAATCAATAATTTATTAATTAGTTCTTATATCACGTCAAAAAACTACACAGAAGCTTTAGCTTTATTAGAAAAAAATAAAACTGCCGAAAATCGCTTGGCCTACCAAAAAGTAGCTTTTTATAGAGGTTTAGAGTTATATACTGATGGCGATTATCAAGGAGCTTACAATTTATTTAAAAAATCAATTTCAGAAAATAAAGATCAAAAATTCACGGCTCGTGCTACATTTTGGAAAGCTGAAACCGAATACAATTTAGAACAATACAACGAAGCTATGTTGAGTTTTAAACAATTTATGGGTTATAATGAAGCGGCTTCAACTCCTGAATTTGCAAATGTGAATTACAATTTAGCATATTCTTATTTCAAATTGAAAGAATATGATAATGCAATTAAACATTTTACCGACTTTTTAGCAACCGTTAAAAATGATAATGTTCGTAAAACGGATGCTTATTTACGTTTAGGAGATTGTAATTTTATTTCGGCTAAATATTGGCCAGCAATGGATGCTTATAACAAAGCAATCGACATGAACGGAGCGCATAGTGATTATGCGGCGTTCCAAAAAGGAATTAGCTACGGATTTGTAGGTAAAAACGATAGAAAAATTGAAGATTTAGAAGCATTTGCTAAAAAATATCCAAATTCTCAATATGCTGATGATGCTTTATATGAATTAGGAAATACGTACACTAATGAAAATAACGAATCTAAAGCAATTGCTACTTACGATAAGTTAATTGCTAATTATTCAAGTAGTTCATATAAATCGAAATCAATTTTAAAACAAGGTTTAATTTATTACAACAATAACAAAAGCGAGCCTGCTTTAGTGAAATTCAAAAAAGTGGCTGCCGATTTCCCTAATTCACCAGAAGCATTACAAGCGGTTGCGACAGCGCGTTTAATTTATGTTGATAATGGTCGTATCGATGAATATACAGAATGGGTTAAAACATTAAGTTATGTTGAGGTTTCAAATGCCGATTTAGATAATACAACTTACGAATCTGCAGAGAAACAATATTTAATGAATAATACAAAGCAAGCAATTTCTGGATTTAGTAGTTATGTAGCTAAATTTCCAAATGGGTTACATGCTTTAAAAGCAAATTTCTATTTAGCTCAATTATATTTTGCCGATGGTTTAGAAAGTAATTCAGTTAAACATTATGATTTTGTTATAAATCAAGCTCGTAATGAGTTTACAGAACAAGCTTTGGCTCGTTTATGTCAAGTACATTTAAAAGCGAAAGATTATCAAAGTGCAATTCCAGTTTTAAAACGATTAGAAACAGAAGCTGAGTTTCCTCAAAACATAACTTATGCGCAATCTAATTTAATGAAAGCATATTACGAAAAAGAAGATTATGCAAATGCGGTAGTTTATGCTGATAAAGTTTTGGCAAATAATAAAGTAGACGATAGAATTAAGAGTGATGCTCAAATTATCGTAGCGCGTTCGGCAATGAAAACGGGTAACGAACCAAAAGCGCGTCAAGCTTATGCCGATTTATTAAAAATTGCCAAAGGAGAATTAGCAGCTGAAGCTTTATTTTACGATGCGTATTTCAAAAATAAAGATGGAAAATTTGAAGATTCTAATAAAATAGTTCAAAAAATAGCCAAAGATTATTCGGGTTATAAATACTACGGAGCAAAAGGGTTAGTGGTTATGGCTAAAAACTTCTACGGACTAAAAGATAGTTTCCAAGCAACTTACATTTTAGAAAGTGTTATTAAAAACTTTACTGATTATCCGGATGTTGTAGAAGAAGCAAAAGCCGAATTAGAGAAAATTAAAGCCGAAGAAGCAAAAACTAATTCATCAATTACAAATTAA
- a CDS encoding cell division ATP-binding protein FtsE: MSSTILSLKAVNIYQEKNPVLTNVNLEVNRGEFIYLIGKTGAGKSSFLKTLYADLPLTEGEGTIVDYDLGSLKEKDIPYLRRKLGVVFQDFKLLPDRNVKENLLFVLKATGWTAKEEMNVKIDEVLDKVGMKNYQTKMPHQLSGGEQQRIAIARALLNDPELILADEPTGNLDPQTSVEIMEVLRKINANGKTIVMATHDYALLLKYPSKTLKFDEGKVFEVVQRTV, encoded by the coding sequence ATGTCATCAACAATTTTATCGTTAAAAGCTGTAAATATTTATCAAGAAAAGAATCCTGTTTTAACCAATGTTAATTTAGAAGTTAACAGAGGAGAGTTTATTTACTTAATAGGAAAAACGGGAGCTGGTAAAAGTAGCTTTTTGAAAACGTTGTATGCTGATTTACCTTTAACCGAAGGTGAAGGAACCATTGTTGATTATGATTTAGGGTCTTTAAAAGAAAAAGACATTCCATATTTAAGAAGAAAATTAGGTGTTGTTTTTCAAGATTTTAAATTACTCCCTGATAGAAATGTGAAAGAGAATTTACTTTTTGTTTTAAAAGCAACTGGTTGGACAGCTAAAGAAGAAATGAATGTAAAAATTGATGAAGTTTTGGATAAAGTTGGGATGAAAAACTACCAAACCAAAATGCCGCATCAACTTTCTGGTGGAGAACAACAACGTATTGCTATTGCACGTGCACTTTTAAACGACCCAGAATTAATCTTAGCCGATGAACCTACAGGAAATTTGGACCCACAAACAAGTGTTGAAATTATGGAAGTTTTACGCAAAATTAATGCAAATGGTAAAACAATCGTGATGGCAACTCATGATTATGCTTTGTTATTAAAATATCCTTCAAAAACTTTAAAGTTTGACGAAGGAAAAGTTTTTGAAGTAGTTCAAAGAACAGTTTAA
- a CDS encoding glycosyltransferase family 2 protein, whose product MLSILIPTYNYNTLPLVKELKQQLDISNVVYEILVQDDAGSLFLNENSEINNLGNCSFNRNIENLGRSRNRNLLIKKSKYNFY is encoded by the coding sequence ATGTTATCTATTTTAATTCCTACTTACAATTACAATACTTTACCTCTTGTTAAGGAATTAAAGCAACAATTAGACATCAGTAATGTCGTTTATGAAATACTTGTTCAAGACGATGCAGGTTCACTTTTTTTAAATGAGAATTCAGAAATTAATAATTTGGGAAATTGTTCATTTAATAGAAATATAGAAAATTTAGGTAGAAGTAGAAACAGGAATTTATTAATTAAAAAATCTAAATATAATTTTTATTGA